The proteins below are encoded in one region of Amycolatopsis acidiphila:
- a CDS encoding GNAT family N-acetyltransferase has translation MTHIRPAEHTDADEVFALLELFATSYRPSRAAFDRNYGRLLTSMAPGETDLLVAEDNGQVVGYALATRFLVLYANGSVAQLQELVVTPPRRGAGIGRALVGAIADRARAAGAVELTVPTRRARDYYLALGFTETATYRKLEL, from the coding sequence ATGACGCATATCCGACCCGCGGAGCACACTGACGCCGACGAGGTCTTCGCACTGCTGGAACTCTTCGCAACGAGCTACCGGCCTTCGCGCGCGGCGTTCGACCGGAACTATGGCCGGTTGCTCACCTCGATGGCGCCCGGGGAAACGGATCTGCTCGTCGCCGAGGACAACGGGCAGGTCGTCGGCTACGCACTCGCGACCCGGTTTCTCGTGCTGTACGCCAACGGATCGGTGGCCCAACTCCAGGAGCTGGTGGTCACCCCGCCGCGCCGCGGAGCAGGCATCGGGCGCGCGCTGGTGGGCGCGATCGCCGACCGGGCGCGAGCGGCCGGGGCGGTAGAGCTGACCGTCCCCACCCGGCGGGCGCGCGACTACTACCTCGCGCTGGGTTTCACCGAGACGGCGACGTACCGGAAGCTCGAACTGTAG
- a CDS encoding TetR/AcrR family transcriptional regulator encodes MTAGPAAVSASGQEDTRTRLLATALRLFTEHGVEGTSLQMIADALGVTKAAVYYHFKTKDEITGAVAEPGLRELDLVVAEASRLRRRGAQVDHLLTGFVDIVVRHRTLVALFSRDPGVTRALTDSWATRENFSVRMMEIFTGPEGDTNRAIAAHAAITGIALTGGAPQFADLDDDTLRAHLLDVGRRLLGRPRRVS; translated from the coding sequence ATGACAGCCGGGCCGGCCGCCGTGTCCGCGAGCGGTCAGGAGGACACGCGCACACGCCTGCTCGCGACCGCGCTGCGGCTGTTCACCGAGCACGGCGTGGAGGGCACATCGCTGCAGATGATCGCCGATGCGCTGGGTGTCACGAAGGCGGCGGTGTACTACCACTTCAAGACGAAGGACGAGATCACCGGCGCGGTCGCCGAGCCGGGTCTGCGCGAGCTGGACCTGGTGGTCGCCGAGGCGTCCCGGCTGCGGCGGCGGGGTGCGCAGGTCGACCACCTGCTGACCGGCTTCGTGGACATCGTGGTGCGGCACCGGACGCTGGTGGCGCTGTTCAGCAGGGACCCCGGCGTGACGCGCGCGCTGACCGACTCGTGGGCGACGCGGGAGAACTTCAGCGTGCGGATGATGGAGATCTTCACGGGCCCGGAGGGCGACACGAACCGGGCCATCGCCGCGCACGCGGCCATCACTGGCATCGCCCTCACCGGCGGCGCCCCGCAGTTCGCCGACCTCGACGACGACACCCTGCGCGCCCACCTGCTCGACGTGGGCCGCCGGTTGCTGGGAAGGCCGCGCCGGGTGAGCTGA
- a CDS encoding MMPL family transporter has translation MASLLYRLARFSFHRRWLVAAVWAGVLVVLGLGATTLSGQLTNSVTIPGTESQQAIDHLKERFPQASVGGATARVAIEAPTGQKLTDPGDKAAVDQLVNALKTAPKASMVTDPFQAKTVSPDGRVALAQVTYGVPASELTDSDREAVTAPADAARKAGLTVEFGGDAMQGMPETGATEGIGVVVAAIVLTITFGSLLAAGLPLLTALIGVGVGMTGILTVSGFTELNSNTPILALMLGLAVGIDYALFIVSRYRHELGEGHEPEQAAARSVGTAGSAVVFAGLTVIIALAGLTVVGIPFLGQMGIAAAATVAVAVLIALTLLPAILGFAGRKVLGKRAKKQTRATNGERWARFVARHRVPVLIAAVAGLLIVAIPALSMQLGLPNDATAAPDSTQRKAYDLVTSGFGPGVNGPLIVVISDATADNTTAAADRVSRLTDVAAVTQPQFNARHDTAMFTVIPKSGPSSEQTEKLVGDIRSHADGTELAVTGQTALQIDVSEKLAGAMLPYLAVVVGLAFLLLMLVFRSLVVPLKATLGFLGSVVATFGAVVAVFQWGWLDDLLGVQSTAPIMSMLPILLIGVLFGLAMDYQVFLVTRMREEHVHGTEAQQAMVTGFRHGSRVVVAAALIMISVFAGFVLADTTLIQSIGFALAFGVAVDAFVVRMTIVPAVMSLLGAKAWWLPRRLDRLLPNVDVEGEKLTKQLDRRLETV, from the coding sequence GTGGCCTCCCTCCTCTACCGCCTGGCCCGCTTCTCGTTCCACCGCCGCTGGCTCGTCGCCGCCGTCTGGGCGGGCGTCCTGGTCGTCCTCGGACTGGGCGCGACCACGCTGTCCGGGCAGCTCACGAACTCCGTGACGATCCCCGGCACCGAGTCGCAGCAGGCGATCGACCACCTCAAGGAGCGCTTCCCGCAGGCGTCGGTCGGCGGAGCGACGGCCCGCGTCGCCATCGAGGCGCCGACCGGGCAGAAGCTCACCGATCCGGGTGACAAAGCCGCGGTCGACCAGCTCGTGAACGCGCTCAAGACGGCGCCGAAAGCGAGCATGGTGACCGACCCGTTCCAGGCCAAGACCGTCTCCCCCGACGGCCGGGTCGCGCTCGCGCAGGTCACCTACGGGGTCCCGGCGTCCGAGCTGACCGACTCCGATCGCGAAGCCGTGACCGCCCCGGCCGATGCCGCTCGCAAGGCCGGGCTGACCGTCGAGTTCGGTGGCGACGCGATGCAGGGCATGCCGGAGACCGGCGCCACCGAGGGGATCGGCGTCGTCGTCGCCGCGATCGTGCTGACCATCACCTTCGGCTCGCTGCTCGCGGCGGGCCTGCCGCTGCTGACCGCGCTGATCGGCGTCGGGGTCGGCATGACCGGGATCCTGACGGTCTCGGGCTTCACCGAGCTGAACTCCAACACCCCGATCCTCGCGCTGATGCTGGGCCTCGCCGTCGGCATCGACTACGCGCTCTTCATCGTCTCGCGCTACCGCCACGAGCTGGGCGAAGGCCACGAACCCGAACAAGCGGCCGCGCGCAGTGTCGGAACCGCCGGCTCCGCCGTCGTGTTCGCGGGCCTGACCGTGATCATCGCGCTGGCCGGGCTCACCGTCGTCGGCATCCCGTTCCTCGGCCAGATGGGCATCGCCGCCGCCGCGACCGTCGCCGTCGCCGTGCTGATCGCGCTCACCCTGCTGCCCGCGATCCTCGGCTTCGCCGGGCGCAAGGTGCTCGGCAAGCGCGCGAAGAAGCAGACGCGCGCGACGAACGGCGAACGCTGGGCGCGGTTCGTGGCGCGGCACCGGGTGCCCGTGCTGATCGCCGCCGTGGCCGGCCTGCTCATCGTCGCGATCCCTGCGCTGAGCATGCAGCTCGGGCTGCCCAACGACGCCACCGCGGCGCCCGACTCGACGCAGCGCAAGGCCTACGACCTGGTCACCTCCGGGTTCGGCCCCGGCGTGAACGGCCCGCTGATCGTGGTGATCTCCGACGCGACCGCGGACAACACGACCGCCGCCGCGGACCGGGTCTCGCGGCTCACCGACGTCGCCGCGGTGACCCAGCCGCAGTTCAACGCCCGGCACGACACCGCGATGTTCACGGTGATCCCGAAGAGCGGTCCGAGCAGCGAGCAGACCGAAAAGCTCGTCGGGGACATCCGCTCGCACGCCGACGGCACGGAACTGGCCGTCACCGGGCAGACCGCACTGCAGATCGACGTCTCGGAGAAGCTCGCCGGCGCGATGCTGCCCTACCTCGCGGTCGTCGTCGGGCTCGCGTTCTTGTTGCTGATGCTCGTCTTCCGGTCGCTGGTCGTGCCGCTGAAGGCCACTCTCGGCTTCCTCGGCTCGGTCGTGGCGACGTTCGGCGCCGTCGTCGCGGTGTTCCAGTGGGGCTGGCTCGACGACCTACTGGGCGTGCAGTCGACCGCGCCGATCATGAGCATGCTGCCGATCCTGCTCATCGGCGTGCTGTTCGGGCTCGCGATGGACTACCAGGTGTTCCTGGTGACGCGGATGCGCGAGGAACACGTGCACGGCACCGAGGCGCAGCAGGCGATGGTCACCGGCTTCCGGCACGGCTCACGGGTCGTGGTCGCCGCCGCGCTCATCATGATCAGCGTGTTCGCCGGGTTCGTCCTCGCCGACACCACGTTGATCCAGTCGATCGGCTTCGCGCTGGCGTTCGGCGTCGCGGTGGACGCGTTCGTCGTGCGGATGACGATCGTGCCCGCGGTGATGTCACTGCTCGGCGCGAAGGCGTGGTGGCTGCCGCGCCGGCTCGACCGGCTGCTGCCGAACGTCGACGTCGAGGGCGAGAAGCTCACGAAGCAGCTGGACCGGCGGCTGGAGACCGTCTAG
- a CDS encoding glycoside hydrolase family 64 protein: MVSARLRKNIRLASVLLALGLAALPAPALAAPADGAPPASFWGDPSTIPPAQNVLQVKVENHTNGQYPDSQVYWTFNGQTASIAQQPYVDMPANSAGRMYFHLGSPDGPYYDFIEFTVGPAQLNVNTTRVDRFGLKLALLVHGHDGSERVIGENYATFSETRDATFQRFQSSVPTEFKQLATDNAPYGIPSPGNDPVFQPGGQYANYFAAYAASVGDSSDSTAQIFGCSGTLATNAQLCAGINRHVAQLPVSQQSDPAAFYQAAPANYYAQFWHQNAIDGKQYGFPYDDYAEQSSFISMSNPQYMLVAVGW, from the coding sequence ATGGTGTCTGCCCGCCTGCGAAAGAACATCCGCCTGGCGTCGGTCCTGCTGGCGCTGGGACTCGCCGCGCTCCCGGCGCCCGCGCTGGCCGCGCCCGCGGACGGTGCCCCGCCCGCGTCCTTCTGGGGTGATCCGAGCACCATTCCGCCCGCACAGAACGTCCTGCAGGTCAAGGTCGAGAACCACACCAACGGCCAGTACCCCGACAGCCAGGTGTACTGGACCTTCAACGGTCAGACGGCCTCGATCGCCCAGCAGCCCTACGTCGACATGCCGGCGAACTCGGCCGGCCGGATGTACTTCCACCTCGGCTCGCCCGACGGCCCGTACTACGACTTCATCGAGTTCACCGTCGGCCCGGCCCAGCTCAACGTCAACACCACGCGGGTCGACCGGTTCGGCCTCAAGCTGGCCCTGCTCGTGCACGGGCACGACGGGTCCGAGCGGGTGATCGGCGAAAACTACGCGACCTTCTCCGAAACCCGGGACGCGACCTTCCAACGGTTCCAGAGTTCGGTGCCCACCGAGTTCAAGCAGCTGGCCACCGACAACGCGCCCTACGGAATTCCGTCACCCGGCAACGATCCGGTGTTCCAGCCCGGCGGCCAGTACGCCAACTACTTCGCCGCGTATGCCGCTTCCGTCGGCGACAGCAGCGATTCCACCGCGCAGATCTTCGGCTGCAGTGGCACGCTCGCGACGAACGCACAGCTGTGCGCGGGCATCAACCGGCACGTGGCCCAGCTGCCGGTGTCCCAGCAGTCCGATCCGGCCGCCTTCTACCAGGCCGCACCGGCCAACTACTACGCCCAGTTCTGGCACCAGAACGCCATCGACGGCAAGCAGTACGGCTTCCCGTACGACGACTACGCCGAGCAGTCCTCGTTCATCTCGATGAGCAACCCGCAGTACATGCTCGTCGCTGTGGGGTGGTGA
- the hisB gene encoding imidazoleglycerol-phosphate dehydratase HisB, which yields MTRIGKVDRTTKESAISVVLDLDGTGEVEVSTGVPFYDHMLTAFGVHGSLDLKVEATGDIHIDAHHTVEDTAIVLGQAIRQALGDKKGIRRFGDAWIPMDETLAHAAIDVSGRPYCVHLGEPAEYNSFTIGGNYPFVLTRHVFDSLSFHAQIALHVRVLHGRDPHHIAEAEYKAVARALRAATEPDPRAGGIPSTKGVL from the coding sequence GTGACGAGGATCGGCAAGGTCGACCGCACCACCAAGGAGTCCGCGATCTCGGTCGTGCTCGACCTCGACGGCACCGGCGAGGTCGAGGTCTCCACCGGGGTGCCGTTCTACGACCACATGCTCACCGCGTTCGGCGTGCACGGCTCGCTGGACCTGAAGGTCGAGGCGACGGGCGACATCCACATCGACGCCCACCACACGGTCGAGGACACCGCGATCGTGCTGGGGCAGGCGATCCGGCAGGCGCTGGGCGACAAGAAGGGCATCCGCCGCTTCGGCGACGCCTGGATCCCGATGGACGAAACCCTGGCCCACGCGGCGATCGACGTGTCCGGCCGGCCGTACTGCGTGCACCTGGGCGAGCCCGCGGAGTACAACAGCTTCACCATCGGCGGGAACTACCCGTTCGTGCTGACCCGGCACGTGTTCGACTCGCTGTCGTTCCACGCGCAGATCGCGCTGCACGTGCGGGTGCTGCACGGCCGGGACCCGCACCACATCGCGGAGGCGGAGTACAAGGCCGTCGCGCGCGCACTGCGCGCGGCGACCGAGCCCGACCCGCGTGCGGGCGGGATTCCTTCGACCAAGGGTGTCCTGTGA
- a CDS encoding histidinol-phosphate transaminase has translation MTGPADEVTLADLPLREDLRGRSPYGAPQLDVPVRLNTNENPYPPPPELVDDVTAAVREVAAGLHRYPDRDAVALRQDLADYLSVSTGVLLSERNLWAANGSNEILQQILQAFGGPGRTALGFEPSYSMHPIIAAGTRTEWAPTPRREDFTLDTARAAQIVAERKPDVVFVTSPNNPTGGSIPPAELDSLLRAAPGIVVVDEAYAEFSSQPSAVELLSEYPAKLIVSRTMSKAFAFAGGRLGYLAAAPAVVDALQLVRLPYHLSLLTQAAARAALRHADATLASVAKLAAERERVVEALLGLGFSPVPSDANFVLFGPFADAKASWRSYVDNGVLIRDVGIAGHLRVTIGTPEENDAFLAASKEVPR, from the coding sequence GTGACCGGGCCCGCGGACGAGGTGACCCTGGCGGACCTGCCGCTGCGGGAGGACCTGCGGGGCCGCAGCCCCTACGGTGCCCCGCAGCTGGATGTGCCCGTCCGGCTCAACACCAACGAGAACCCGTACCCGCCGCCGCCGGAGCTGGTGGACGACGTGACCGCCGCGGTCCGCGAGGTCGCTGCCGGGCTGCACCGCTATCCCGACCGGGATGCCGTGGCGCTGCGCCAGGACCTTGCCGACTACCTGTCGGTGTCCACCGGCGTGCTGCTGTCCGAGCGGAACCTGTGGGCCGCCAACGGTTCCAACGAGATCCTGCAGCAGATCCTGCAGGCCTTCGGCGGTCCGGGCCGCACCGCGCTGGGCTTCGAACCGTCGTACTCCATGCACCCGATCATCGCGGCCGGCACGCGCACCGAGTGGGCGCCGACGCCGCGCCGCGAGGACTTCACGCTGGACACCGCGCGCGCCGCGCAGATCGTCGCCGAGCGCAAGCCGGACGTGGTGTTCGTGACGAGCCCGAACAACCCGACCGGCGGCTCGATCCCGCCGGCGGAGCTGGATTCGCTGTTGCGCGCGGCGCCGGGGATCGTCGTGGTGGACGAGGCGTATGCCGAGTTCTCCTCGCAGCCCAGCGCGGTCGAGCTGCTCTCGGAGTACCCGGCGAAGCTGATCGTCTCGCGCACGATGAGCAAGGCGTTCGCCTTCGCCGGCGGCCGGCTCGGCTACCTCGCGGCGGCGCCCGCGGTCGTCGACGCGCTGCAGCTGGTCCGCCTGCCGTACCACCTTTCGCTGCTGACGCAGGCCGCCGCGCGGGCCGCGCTGCGCCACGCGGACGCGACGCTGGCTTCGGTCGCGAAGCTGGCCGCGGAGCGCGAACGGGTGGTGGAAGCTCTGCTGGGGCTTGGTTTCAGCCCGGTTCCCAGTGACGCCAACTTCGTCCTCTTCGGACCGTTCGCCGACGCGAAGGCCAGCTGGCGGTCCTATGTGGACAATGGAGTGCTGATCCGCGACGTCGGCATCGCGGGTCACCTGCGGGTGACCATCGGCACTCCCGAGGAGAACGACGCCTTCCTGGCGGCGAGCAAGGAGGTCCCACGGTGA
- the hisD gene encoding histidinol dehydrogenase: MLNRTDLRGKVPSAAELRATLPRAEIDVDAALHQVRPVVEAVRDRGVEAVLDYTEKFDRVRPTAVRVPAPALSRALAELDPAVRAALEESIERARKVHADQRRADVTTEVTDGGTVTERWLPVERVGLYAPGGLAVYPSSVVMNVVPAQAAGVGSLVLCTPPQAEFGGSPHPTTLAAAALLGVDEVWAAGGAQAVALLAYGGTDTDGAELVPVDLVTGPGNIYLTAAKRMLRGLIGIDSEAGPTEIAILADETADAGHVAADLISQAEHDTLAASVLVTTSASLADAVDAELAARVKATKHSERVTEALTGKQSGTVLVSTVDEGLRVVDAYAAEHLEIQTADAREVAARVRNAGAVFVGPYAPVSLGDYCAGSNHVLPTGGFARHSSGLSVQTFLRGIHVIDYSESALREVADKVVALANAEDLPAHGEAVTARFGGEK; the protein is encoded by the coding sequence ATGCTGAACCGCACCGACCTGCGTGGAAAGGTCCCGTCCGCCGCCGAGCTGCGCGCCACGCTGCCGCGCGCCGAGATCGATGTGGACGCGGCCCTGCATCAGGTCCGGCCGGTGGTGGAGGCGGTGCGCGACCGCGGTGTCGAGGCGGTCCTCGATTACACGGAGAAGTTCGACCGTGTCCGCCCGACCGCGGTGCGCGTGCCCGCTCCGGCCCTTTCGCGGGCACTGGCGGAGCTGGACCCGGCCGTGCGCGCCGCGCTGGAGGAGTCCATCGAGCGCGCCCGCAAGGTGCACGCCGACCAGCGCCGTGCCGACGTCACCACCGAGGTCACCGACGGGGGCACCGTCACCGAGCGCTGGCTGCCGGTCGAGCGCGTCGGGCTGTACGCGCCCGGCGGCCTGGCCGTGTACCCGTCGAGCGTGGTGATGAACGTCGTCCCCGCGCAGGCGGCGGGCGTCGGCTCGCTCGTGCTGTGCACCCCGCCGCAGGCGGAGTTCGGCGGCAGCCCGCACCCGACCACGCTGGCGGCCGCCGCGCTGCTGGGCGTCGACGAGGTGTGGGCGGCCGGCGGCGCTCAGGCGGTCGCGTTGCTCGCCTACGGCGGCACGGACACCGACGGCGCCGAGCTGGTCCCGGTCGACCTGGTGACCGGGCCGGGCAACATCTACCTGACCGCGGCCAAGCGCATGCTGCGCGGTCTCATCGGCATCGACTCCGAGGCGGGCCCGACCGAGATCGCGATCCTCGCCGACGAGACCGCGGACGCCGGCCACGTCGCCGCCGACCTGATCAGCCAGGCCGAGCACGACACGCTGGCCGCGAGCGTCCTGGTCACGACGTCGGCGTCGCTGGCGGACGCGGTCGACGCGGAGCTGGCCGCGCGCGTGAAGGCGACCAAGCACAGCGAGCGCGTCACCGAAGCACTGACGGGCAAGCAGTCCGGGACGGTGCTGGTGTCCACTGTGGATGAAGGCCTGCGGGTGGTCGACGCGTACGCCGCGGAGCACCTGGAGATCCAGACCGCGGACGCGCGCGAGGTCGCCGCCCGTGTGCGCAACGCGGGCGCGGTGTTCGTCGGCCCGTACGCGCCGGTGTCGCTGGGCGACTACTGCGCCGGGTCGAACCACGTGCTGCCCACGGGCGGGTTCGCGCGGCACTCGTCGGGGCTGTCCGTGCAGACCTTCCTGCGCGGCATCCACGTCATCGACTACAGCGAGAGCGCTTTGCGCGAGGTGGCGGACAAGGTCGTCGCGCTCGCCAACGCCGAGGACCTGCCCGCGCACGGCGAAGCCGTGACGGCTCGTTTCGGAGGAGAGAAGTGA
- a CDS encoding carbon-nitrogen hydrolase family protein yields the protein MLRIGLSQVTSSEDPAENLELIRAEVARAAAEGARVVVFPEAAMVRFGVSLKPLAEPVDGPWAKSVAAIAAEHDVLVVAGMFTPSDDGRVRNTLLITGLGQHLGYHKIHLYDAFGFRESDTVAPGADVVTTTVDDVTLGFATCYDIRFPELFRRLADMGASAIVVPTSWGAGEGKREQWDVLVRARALDSGCWVLGCGQADPAATGTPVNPKAPTGIGYSTVSDGFGRVHAQLGAGPELVVVDVDPQVTEKARAATGALANRRL from the coding sequence GTGCTGCGGATCGGCTTGAGTCAGGTCACATCGAGCGAGGACCCGGCGGAGAACCTCGAGCTGATCCGTGCCGAAGTGGCCAGGGCCGCGGCCGAGGGCGCGCGGGTCGTGGTGTTCCCCGAAGCGGCGATGGTCCGCTTCGGCGTTTCGCTCAAGCCGCTCGCGGAGCCGGTCGACGGGCCGTGGGCGAAGTCGGTCGCCGCGATCGCCGCCGAGCACGACGTGCTGGTCGTCGCGGGCATGTTCACGCCGTCGGACGACGGGCGGGTCCGCAACACCCTGCTCATCACAGGTCTCGGGCAGCACCTGGGCTACCACAAGATCCACCTGTACGACGCGTTCGGCTTCCGCGAGTCCGACACGGTCGCCCCCGGCGCCGACGTCGTGACCACCACCGTCGATGACGTCACGCTCGGCTTCGCGACCTGCTACGACATCCGGTTCCCCGAACTGTTCCGCCGGCTGGCGGACATGGGCGCGTCGGCGATCGTCGTGCCGACGTCCTGGGGCGCGGGCGAGGGCAAGCGCGAGCAGTGGGACGTGCTGGTGCGCGCCCGCGCGCTCGACTCGGGCTGCTGGGTGCTCGGCTGCGGCCAGGCCGACCCGGCCGCGACCGGGACGCCGGTCAACCCGAAGGCCCCCACCGGCATCGGCTACTCGACCGTCTCCGACGGCTTCGGGCGGGTGCACGCCCAGCTGGGCGCCGGCCCGGAGTTGGTGGTCGTGGACGTGGACCCGCAGGTCACCGAGAAAGCGCGGGCCGCGACCGGGGCGCTGGCGAACCGGCGACTGTAG
- a CDS encoding DMT family transporter — protein sequence MTAEWSSLAVAVPAAVAGAALMGLASAAQAKAVKQVPEGRTLDPGLLVALAHRPLWLVGIAATIGGLLLQVLALGFGPLMLVQPLLVTALPFAAAFSAWLSHRRADRVVVLGALVCVAGLSAFLALARPTGGSNDLVSHVGPLAVVLGLVALLGLGLSTVLRGPGRVLGLALATGVFYGVTAGLMKVVAGQLRLGVTVPFAHWALYVVCVIGPIGFLLSQNTFQQGRMISPALAVITTSDPLVGVAIGIGWMGESAATGAGVLAGELVAAAVIVAGIAVLAHRSSHLVAPAPTVAGSPAPRSRPALSR from the coding sequence ATGACCGCGGAATGGAGCAGCCTGGCTGTGGCGGTGCCCGCCGCGGTCGCGGGTGCGGCGCTGATGGGGTTGGCGTCCGCGGCTCAGGCGAAGGCCGTGAAACAGGTGCCGGAGGGCAGGACGCTGGATCCGGGGTTGCTGGTCGCGCTGGCGCACCGGCCGTTGTGGCTGGTCGGCATCGCGGCCACGATCGGCGGCCTGCTCCTGCAGGTGCTCGCACTGGGGTTCGGGCCGCTGATGCTGGTGCAGCCGCTGCTGGTCACGGCCCTGCCGTTCGCGGCGGCGTTCTCGGCCTGGCTCAGCCACCGGCGCGCGGACCGGGTGGTGGTACTGGGTGCACTGGTGTGTGTGGCCGGGCTCTCGGCGTTCCTGGCGCTCGCTCGTCCGACCGGGGGGTCGAACGATCTGGTGAGCCACGTGGGGCCGCTCGCCGTGGTGCTCGGGCTGGTCGCGCTGCTCGGGCTGGGGTTGTCGACGGTGCTGCGGGGACCGGGCCGGGTGCTCGGGCTGGCGCTGGCGACGGGGGTCTTCTACGGCGTGACGGCCGGGCTGATGAAGGTGGTCGCGGGGCAGCTGCGGCTGGGCGTGACGGTGCCGTTCGCGCACTGGGCGCTCTACGTCGTGTGCGTGATCGGGCCGATCGGGTTCCTGCTGTCGCAGAACACCTTCCAGCAGGGGCGGATGATCTCGCCCGCGCTCGCCGTGATCACCACGAGCGATCCGCTGGTCGGCGTGGCGATCGGTATCGGCTGGATGGGGGAGTCGGCGGCGACCGGTGCCGGGGTGCTCGCCGGGGAGCTGGTCGCGGCCGCCGTCATCGTGGCGGGTATCGCGGTGCTCGCGCACCGCAGCAGCCATCTGGTCGCGCCGGCGCCTACAGTCGCCGGTTCGCCAGCGCCCCGGTCGCGGCCCGCGCTTTCTCGGTGA
- a CDS encoding VC0807 family protein, whose amino-acid sequence MPPHLTVHLPAFGSLLRQGAKHLLESTVVPLGLFYLLLTLVGFDGGLIAALSWSLLALVRRAVLRQPIPAVLLLTTGLLVARTVLGLMTGSVFLYFLQPTLQNFLIAFVLVASLPFGRPFIAKLADDFCAFPAAFSEHPSVVQIFRRLSLLWALVFLTNGVTTLWILARESVGNFLLVSTAGSWSVVGAAIVVSLLWFRRVLRGEGIALRWGTPAAVAV is encoded by the coding sequence ATGCCTCCGCACCTGACGGTCCACCTGCCCGCCTTCGGCTCCCTGCTGCGCCAAGGCGCGAAACACCTGCTCGAATCGACGGTCGTCCCGCTCGGCCTGTTCTACCTACTGCTCACGCTGGTGGGCTTCGACGGCGGGCTCATCGCGGCCCTGTCCTGGTCGCTGCTGGCCCTCGTCCGCCGCGCGGTGCTGCGCCAGCCGATCCCCGCCGTGCTGCTGCTGACGACCGGACTGCTGGTCGCGCGCACCGTGCTCGGGCTGATGACGGGCAGCGTCTTCCTCTACTTCCTGCAGCCGACGCTGCAGAACTTCCTGATCGCGTTCGTCCTGGTCGCCTCGCTGCCGTTCGGCCGCCCCTTCATCGCGAAGCTGGCGGACGACTTCTGCGCGTTCCCCGCCGCGTTCAGCGAGCATCCGAGCGTGGTGCAGATCTTCCGCCGGCTCTCGCTGCTGTGGGCGTTGGTGTTCCTCACCAACGGCGTCACCACGCTGTGGATCCTGGCGCGGGAGAGCGTCGGGAACTTCCTGCTCGTGTCGACGGCGGGCTCGTGGAGCGTCGTCGGCGCGGCCATCGTGGTGTCGCTGCTGTGGTTCCGCCGCGTCCTGCGTGGCGAGGGCATCGCGCTGCGGTGGGGCACGCCCGCCGCCGTCGCGGTCTAG
- a CDS encoding LuxR C-terminal-related transcriptional regulator produces MSEQPRIRVSVVEDHPLYRSAVARVLTEAPDIELGAVADSVPRFAAAREPAGSVVVLDLKLRGVTDAAAVQKVVTMGHKVLIVSAHAGQDEVLGAISAGARGYLSKDADGAEILRAVREIAAGNTYVSPALASFLLNSTRGVKSLLSDRERQVLSLVAAGERDTDIAEAMSISVRTVRSYLERIRDKTGRRRRPELTRLAIEEGIS; encoded by the coding sequence ATGAGCGAGCAACCGCGGATCCGGGTCAGCGTGGTGGAGGACCATCCGCTGTACCGGTCCGCCGTGGCACGGGTGCTGACCGAGGCGCCGGACATCGAGCTCGGCGCCGTCGCCGACTCCGTGCCCAGGTTCGCCGCCGCCCGCGAGCCCGCGGGGTCCGTGGTCGTCCTCGACCTCAAGCTGCGTGGGGTCACCGACGCGGCGGCGGTGCAGAAGGTCGTGACGATGGGGCACAAGGTGCTCATCGTGTCGGCGCACGCGGGCCAGGACGAGGTGCTGGGCGCCATCTCCGCGGGCGCCCGCGGCTACCTGTCCAAGGACGCCGACGGCGCCGAGATCCTGCGCGCGGTAAGGGAGATCGCCGCGGGCAACACCTACGTCTCGCCCGCGCTGGCGTCGTTCCTGCTGAACTCGACGCGCGGGGTGAAGAGCCTGCTGTCCGACCGGGAGCGGCAGGTGCTGTCGCTGGTCGCCGCGGGGGAACGCGACACCGACATCGCCGAGGCGATGTCCATCAGCGTCCGGACGGTGCGCTCCTACCTCGAGCGCATCCGCGACAAGACGGGCCGCCGCCGGCGCCCGGAACTGACCCGGCTGGCCATCGAGGAAGGCATCTCCTAG